A stretch of DNA from Candidatus Fonsibacter ubiquis:
GAAGTTACAGGCGCTAATATATTAGTTGCTTTATTTGCTGAAAGAGAAAGTCATGCTACATTCTTTTTACAAGAACAAGAAGTTACACGTTATGATGTAGTTAATTTTATTTCCCATGGAATTACAAAAGTTGATAATTTTGCATACGGAGGTTCTTTTGATAATTCATCATCTCAAAATAATAATAAAGCAGCAACTAATTCTCCATTAGAAACCTACTGTATTAATTTAAATAAAAAAGCTGAACAAAATAAAATAGATCGTTTAATAGGACGGGGCGTTGAAGTAGATCGTTTAGCTCAAATTTTATGCAGAAGAACTAAAAATAATCCTTTGTTAGTAGGTGATCCCGGCGTTGGAAAAACAGCAATCGTTGAAGGACTTGCGTTAAAAATCTTTAATAATGAAGTACCTGAAATTTTAAAATCACATGTAATTTTTTCACTTGATATGGGAACATTAATTGCTGGCACAAGATACAGAGGAGATTTTGAGGAGCGTCTTAAATTAATTATTAAGGAAATAGAAAAAAATAAAAACTATATTTTATTTATTGATGAAATCCATACATTGGTTGGAGCTGGCTCAACTTCAGGAAGTTCCATGGATGCTTCTAATATGCTTAAGCCTGCTTTACAGGCCGGAAATATAAGGTGTATTGGATCTACAACTTATAATGAGTACAGATTATTTTTTGAAAAAGACAGAGCACTGCAGAGAAGATTCCAAAAAATAGATGTACCAGAGCCTACAATAGATGAGGCTTACAAAATTATGTATGGAATTCGATCAAAGTATGAAAAATTCCATAATGTTAAATTTACCGACGCTGCAATCAAAGCCTCCGTAGATTTATCGAGCAAATATATTGGTAATAAAAAGTTACCTGATAAATCAATTGATATTATTGATGAATTAGGTTCCTCAGAAGTTTTAAAATCTGAAACCCAAAGAAAAAAAATATTAGATATTGAAGATATCGAAAGAATAGTTTCTCAAATTACAAAAATTCCTGAAAAGAATATTTCTGTTAACGATAGGATGTATTTAAAAGATTTAGATAAAAATTTAAAAAGAGTTATTTTCGGACAAGACCTTGCAATTGATAGTCTAGTATCCTCAATCAAATTATCAAGATCTGGTCTACGAGATAGTAATCGTACTATTGGAAATTATATGTTTTCAGGGCAGACAGGAGTTGGAAAAACAGAACTTGCAAAACAACTTGCAAAAGTACTTGGTATTGAACTTATTCGATTTGATATGTCAGAATATATGGAAAGACATTCAGTCTCAAAATTAATCGGTGCCCCTCCAGGATACGTTGGTTTTGATCAAGGGGGATTACTTTCTGAAAAAGTTGATAAAAATCCTTATGCAGTTCTTTTAATCGATGAAATAGAAAAGGCTCATCCAGATGTTTATAATGTTTTGTTGCAAATTATGGATTATGGAAAATTAACAGACCAAAATGGAAAAAAAATAGATTTTAGAAATATCATATTAATTATGACAACTAACGCCGGAGCAGAGGATTTGCAGAAATCTCAGATAGGATTTAACAAAAGCGTTAATAAAGATGGAGATTTAGAATCTATTAATAAAATATTTTCACCTGAATTTAGAAATAGATTGGATTCTATTGTTCAATTTAACGTTTTAAACAAAGATACTGTTAAAAAAATTGTTGAAAAGTTTGTGATAGAACTTGAAATACAACTGGGTGAGAGAGATGTGATTATAAATTTAACTGATAAAGCAAGTAATTTAATTTCCAAGTTAGGATTTGATGAAAAAATGGGAGCTAGACCACTAAATAGAGTTATCGATGAAAAAATTAAAAAACCCTTAGCTGATGAACTTATTCATGGAAAATTAATAAACGGCGGTCATGTTTTAGTTGATGCCAAAGATGATATTCTTGTTTTTGAGATTAATAAAATTGAAAAAACATCAAAAAAAACAATTAGTAAAACAGTTCAGTAAATATGTTTGGATTCTTTTCAAATAAGGTTAATAAAATAGAAGAAAAGTTATCAATACTTGCAACAGAAATAGCAAGTATTCAAAAGAATATTATTATTTATCCAAACGAAAATAATTATAAAAACTTGCACATAACCAAAACTAAAGAACTAAATTCTCTCTATAATGAATTGGAAGAAAAAAAAGGAAAAGCCTATTTAGATGAATTTATTCGAAAATTATCCAATAAATATAAGGAATCCGAGTACGTTTTGTCTAAAACAGAACAAAAAATTTTAGATAAAATTTTAATTGAATATAAAGTTAAAGTTAAAATAAAAGCTTAATTAATCTCAAAGATACTTTCAATTTCAACGCAGGCATTTAAAGGTAAAGAATTGCAGCCTATTGCAATTCTAGAGTGAAGATTAAATGAAAATATTTTTGCAATTAGGTCAGATGCTCCATTAATAACTTTTGCATGATCTGAGAAATTTTCTAAACAATTTACATAACCACTTATTCGAATGCAGCTTTTAACTTTATTTAGATCACCTTTGCATGCAATTTTTAACTGTCCGACAGCATTTAAAATTGAAATTTCAGCAGCTTTTTGTGCCTGTTCCAAAGAGACATCTTTTATGACTTTGCCAGTTATTATTTTTCCATCAGCTCCAATAGGTAACTGACCAGATATATAAATGAGTTTTTCGTATTTACTAAAGGCAGCATAATTACCAACTGGCTTAGGAGGCGATGGTATATCAATATTTAATTTTTTTAAAATTTCTTCAATTTTACTCATCTTCACTTTTATTTTTTTTGCTTTTCTTTCTAGTTTTTTTACCACCCTTAGTCTCATCGTAAGCAATTCTTGCTGCAATCAGTACTAAAGCTTCCTCCATAGAAATATTTTCGGGATCTTTATCATCAGGAATTGTAGCATTTATAGTTTTATATTTAATATAAGGACCATATTGTCCTTTCATGATCTTAACAGGTTTTTTATCCTCAGGGTGTTCGCCTAGATTTTTGATCTCATTTGAAGTTCTTCTACCTGGTTTTGCTTCGGCAATTAAAGTAATTGCTCTATTTAATCCTAAAGAAAAAATATCCTCTGGGTTTTCCAATGAAGCAGATTTATTTTCGCATTTTACGTATGGCCCAAATCTTCCTACGTTTAAAGTAATATCCTGTGAATTTTCTGGATATTGACCTAGTACTTTCGGAAGTGATGCTAAAAATTTACATTTATCTAAATCCAATGAGTCCAAAGAGATACCTTTAGGTATGGACACATTTCTAAGATTTTTTTCGTCATTTCCAATTTGTAGATAAGGGCCGAATCTTCCTTTTTTTAAAACGATTTTTTCTTTATTATCAGTTTCACCAAATACTTTTGGCTCAGCTAGAAAATCTTGTTCAGCTGCTTTCGCTCTTGATAAAGGTCTTGTAAATTTACATTCAGGATAGTTTGAACAGCCAATAAATGCTCCAAATCTCCCGTTTTTTAAACTAAGTTCACCATTATTACAGTTTTTACATTTTTTAGAGATCTTTCCATCAGCGTCTTTATCAAAAATAATATCTCCTAAGCTTTCATTTAATAAATCGAGCACTGCTCTTGTTCTTAATTCTTTAACTTCATTAATATTTTTGTAAAATTCTTTCCAAAAATTTTCTAAAACTTTAAGATATTCAATTTTACCTGTTGTAATTTCATCTAAGCTATCTTCAAGGGTTGCGGTAAAATTATAATCAACATATTTAGTAAATAATTTATCTAAGAAAGCTGTTATAAGCTTGCCTCTATCTGTAGGAATAAAACGTTTTGTAATAAGCTCAACATAGTTTCTAGCTGATAATACTGAAATAATACTAGCATAAGTGGAAGGTCTTCCTATTCCCAATTCCTCTAATTTTTTAACCAAACTTGCCTCAGAAAATCTTGGTGGCGGCTCAGTAAAATGTTGCTCAGTATTAAATTTTGGATTTTCTAGTTTTTCATTTATTTTTACTTCTGGTAATATTTTTTGATCATTTTCTTCATCTTTATCGACCTCATCTTCTTCCTTCACATCTTGGTATAATTTTAAAAAACCATCGAATACTTGAACAGATCCTGTTGCTCTAAAAGTTATAGATTTTGATGGATTTAATATCTCCAATGTACATCTTTCATATTCAGCATTTTCCATTTGAGAGGCAAGTGTTCTATTCCAAATAAGCTCGTATAATCTTGCCTGATCTTTATCTAAAATAGATCTCATTTTTTCAGGTGTTCTTAGAATATCGGTAGGTCTAATTGCTTCATGTGCCTCTTGGGCATTTTTTGCTTTTTTTCCTGAATAATTTCTAGCTTCGCTTGGTAAGTACTTCTTACCAATTACTTTATCTATGTAATTTCTACATTCTTTTACAGCATCTTGAGAAATATTAGTTCCATCAGTTCTCATATAAGTAATTAAGCCAACGGTATCTCCTTCAAAATCGATTCCTTGATAAAGTCTTTGTGCAATTTGCATCGTTCTTGAAGCTGAAAATCCTAATTTTTTTGAAGCCTCTTGTTGCATAGTAGAGGTTGTAAAAGGAGCATATGGACTTCTTCGGTATGGCTTCTTATCAATACTTGCAATATTGAAACTTTCTTTTTTAATTTGCTCTAAGACATTTTTTATTTCCTG
This window harbors:
- the clpA gene encoding ATP-dependent Clp protease ATP-binding subunit ClpA, whose protein sequence is MATFTKSLEQAISQAFKFATEKKHQYVTLEHLLLALTDETDARNVMKACNVDVDLLNENLEFYIDNELDNIVTSDTKLEPQPTASFQRVIQRSIVHVQSSGKNEVTGANILVALFAERESHATFFLQEQEVTRYDVVNFISHGITKVDNFAYGGSFDNSSSQNNNKAATNSPLETYCINLNKKAEQNKIDRLIGRGVEVDRLAQILCRRTKNNPLLVGDPGVGKTAIVEGLALKIFNNEVPEILKSHVIFSLDMGTLIAGTRYRGDFEERLKLIIKEIEKNKNYILFIDEIHTLVGAGSTSGSSMDASNMLKPALQAGNIRCIGSTTYNEYRLFFEKDRALQRRFQKIDVPEPTIDEAYKIMYGIRSKYEKFHNVKFTDAAIKASVDLSSKYIGNKKLPDKSIDIIDELGSSEVLKSETQRKKILDIEDIERIVSQITKIPEKNISVNDRMYLKDLDKNLKRVIFGQDLAIDSLVSSIKLSRSGLRDSNRTIGNYMFSGQTGVGKTELAKQLAKVLGIELIRFDMSEYMERHSVSKLIGAPPGYVGFDQGGLLSEKVDKNPYAVLLIDEIEKAHPDVYNVLLQIMDYGKLTDQNGKKIDFRNIILIMTTNAGAEDLQKSQIGFNKSVNKDGDLESINKIFSPEFRNRLDSIVQFNVLNKDTVKKIVEKFVIELEIQLGERDVIINLTDKASNLISKLGFDEKMGARPLNRVIDEKIKKPLADELIHGKLINGGHVLVDAKDDILVFEINKIEKTSKKTISKTVQ
- a CDS encoding RidA family protein — encoded protein: MSKIEEILKKLNIDIPSPPKPVGNYAAFSKYEKLIYISGQLPIGADGKIITGKVIKDVSLEQAQKAAEISILNAVGQLKIACKGDLNKVKSCIRISGYVNCLENFSDHAKVINGASDLIAKIFSFNLHSRIAIGCNSLPLNACVEIESIFEIN
- the topA gene encoding type I DNA topoisomerase, translating into MNLVIVESPAKAKTINKYLGSDYKVLASYGHVRDLPSKNGSVDTEHDFKMIWEIDPGSKKHLKEITDYAIDADRIILATDPDREGEAIAWHLKCILEENKKIKDKKFERVVFNEITKKAVENGISNPRDINPELVNAYMARRALDYLVGFNISPILWTKLPGSKSAGRVQSVALRLIVDREHDIELFKPQEYWTFACTFLTQQKKELNARLYSFKGNKIEKFSFKNEQEIKNVLEQIKKESFNIASIDKKPYRRSPYAPFTTSTMQQEASKKLGFSASRTMQIAQRLYQGIDFEGDTVGLITYMRTDGTNISQDAVKECRNYIDKVIGKKYLPSEARNYSGKKAKNAQEAHEAIRPTDILRTPEKMRSILDKDQARLYELIWNRTLASQMENAEYERCTLEILNPSKSITFRATGSVQVFDGFLKLYQDVKEEDEVDKDEENDQKILPEVKINEKLENPKFNTEQHFTEPPPRFSEASLVKKLEELGIGRPSTYASIISVLSARNYVELITKRFIPTDRGKLITAFLDKLFTKYVDYNFTATLEDSLDEITTGKIEYLKVLENFWKEFYKNINEVKELRTRAVLDLLNESLGDIIFDKDADGKISKKCKNCNNGELSLKNGRFGAFIGCSNYPECKFTRPLSRAKAAEQDFLAEPKVFGETDNKEKIVLKKGRFGPYLQIGNDEKNLRNVSIPKGISLDSLDLDKCKFLASLPKVLGQYPENSQDITLNVGRFGPYVKCENKSASLENPEDIFSLGLNRAITLIAEAKPGRRTSNEIKNLGEHPEDKKPVKIMKGQYGPYIKYKTINATIPDDKDPENISMEEALVLIAARIAYDETKGGKKTRKKSKKNKSEDE